Proteins encoded together in one Porites lutea chromosome 2, jaPorLute2.1, whole genome shotgun sequence window:
- the LOC140925506 gene encoding vesicular inhibitory amino acid transporter-like: MKQGYRNLPPVSESDEETVLELQSSDAESSSDDESVSSENYIETESAASLPEGTSSTWKATMNLINFIEGVGLLAMPYSIKKGGITAVISLFLLPIITWYAGKVLAESLYDSDDKKGKIRVRSTWKEIGDAIYPKYAGKIVAWTQDIGFVLVAVSYLILCGSLTSHALPTVPLSQTSWTCFAALLILPTMFLKSYSQIAWLSTISIVAIGLTTAITVWYGVKNIENWDPSTLLFWDFEGVFISLGIALSSYGVSEIIPSVERSMKNKSDFGKALASAFAVSVVIKVIIAVFGFLTFGSKTDEAIVNNFSVGPLNITASISLVISSLLSIILCLRPVCESLDESTFFSEITSDISNTICNIITRVSLVVITLAIAIFLPHFALIAALLGSFQTVFAGFWIPLLVHLKVKYRELSRLQICADVILLVLSSAFSVLGNYFCIKALVQARLNRF, translated from the coding sequence atgaaacaaggcTATCGCAACCTGCCACCAGTGAGTGAGAGTGACGAAGAAACAGTCTTGGAACTGCAGTCCTCGGACGCCGAAAGTTCTTCAGATGATGAAAGTGTTTCAAGTGAGAACTATATAGAGACTGAAAGCGCTGCATCTCTGCCTGAAGGGACATCCTCGACATGGAAGGCAACAATGAACTTGATAAACTTCATCGAAGGGGTTGGATTGCTTGCTATGCCATATTCTATCAAAAAGGGTGGAATCACGGCTGTGATATCACTGTTTTTACTACCAATTATCACCTGGTACGCAGGAAAAGTGTTAGCCGAGAGTTTGTACGACAGCGAcgacaaaaaaggaaagattcgTGTAAGATCAACTTGGAAGGAGATAGGAGACGCGATATATCCTAAATACGCAGGTAAAATTGTCGCGTGGACTCAAGACATTGGTTTTGTTTTGGTAGCAGTCAGTTATCTAATTCTCTGTGGATCTCTCACCTCCCACGCCCTACCAACAGTACCCCTCTCGCAAACTTCCTGGACTTGCTTCGCTGCACTGCTTATTCTACCAACAATGTTTTTGAAATCGTACTCCCAGATTGCATGGCTAAGTACTATCAGTATAGTCGCCATTGGTCTAACTACGGCAATAACAGTATGGTATGGCGTTAAAAATATAGAGAATTGGGATCCCAGTACCCTCTTGTTTTGGGACTTCGAAGGAGTCTTCATCTCGCTGGGAATCGCTTTGTCTAGTTACGGCGTGTCCGAGATCATTCCTTCGGTAGAAAGAAGTATGAAGAATAAATCGGACTTTGGAAAAGCGTTGGCTTCGGCATTTGCTGTATCAGTTGTAATTAAAGTGATTATTGCAGTCTTTGGATTTTTGACTTTTGGATCCAAGACAGATGAAGCCATTGTTAACAATTTTTCCGTTGGACCGCTAAATATAACCGCTTCTATAAGTCTCGTTATTAGCAGCTTACTCTCAATCATACTTTGCTTGAGACCTGTATGTGAATCTCTCGACGAATcgacttttttttcagaaataactTCTGATATTTCCAATACCATATGTAATATTATAACTCGGGTTTCGTTGGTAGTCATCACACTGGCGATAGCTATTTTTCTGCCACACTTCGCGCTCATAGCAGCTCTTTTGGGATCTTTTCAGACTGTATTTGCCGGGTTCTGGATTCCTTTATTGGTGCATTTAAAGGTAAAGTACCGAGAACTCAGCAGATTGCAGATTTGTGCTGATGTTATACTCCTGGTATTGTCAAGTGCGTTTTCTGTTTTGGGAAATTACTTCTGTATAAAAGCTCTCGTTCAGGCAAGACTAAACAGGTTTTAG
- the LOC140925510 gene encoding vesicular inhibitory amino acid transporter-like, giving the protein MNQGYRNLSQVRESDEETVLELQSSDAESSSDDESVSSENYIETESAASPPEGTSSTWKATMNLLNYIEGVGLLALPYSIKKGGITTVISLFLLPIISWYAGKVLVESLYDNDEKKRKIRVRSTWKEIGDAIYPKYAGKIVAWNQNIGFVLAAVGYLILCGSLTSHALPTIPLSQTSWTCFAALLILPTMFLKSYSQIAWLSTISIVAIGLTTALTVWYGVKNIENWDPRTLLFWDFEGVFISLGITLLSYGVAGIIPSVEKSMKNKSDFGKALASALAASVVIKVIIAVFGFLTFGSKTDEAILTNFPVGPLNITASISLVISSLLSIILCLRPVCESLDESTFFSELTSDISNTIRNIITRVSLVVVTLAIAIFLPHFALIAALVGSFQIVFSEFWIPFLVHLKVKYHKLSRLQIFADVLVLVFSSAFSVLGNYFSVKALVQARLNRF; this is encoded by the coding sequence atgaatcaAGGCTATCGCAACCTGTCACAGGTGAGGGAGAGTGACGAAGAAACAGTCTTGGAACTGCAGTCCTCGGACGCCGAAAGTTCTTCAGATGATGAAAGCGTTTCAAGTGAGAACTATATAGAGACTGAAAGCGCTGCATCTCCCCCTGAAGGGACATCCTCGACATGGAAAGCAACAATGAACTTGTTAAACTATATCGAAGGGGTTGGATTGCTTGCTTTGCCGTATTCTATCAAAAAGGGTGGAATCACGACTGTGATATCACTGTTTTTATTGCCAATTATCTCCTGGTACGCGGGAAAAGTATTAGTCGAGAGTTTGTACGACAACgacgagaaaaaaagaaagattcgTGTAAGATCAACTTGGAAGGAGATAGGGGACGCGATATATCCTAAATATGCAGGTAAAATTGTCGCGTGGAATCAAAAcattggttttgttttggcagCAGTCGGTTATCTAATTCTCTGTGGATCTCTCACCTCCCACGCCCTACCCACAATACCCCTCTCGCAAACTTCCTGGACCTGCTTCGCTGCACTGCTTATTCTACCAACAATGTTTTTGAAATCGTACTCCCAGATTGCATGGCTAAGTACTATTAGTATAGTCGCCATTGGTCTAACTACAGCACTAACAGTATGGTATGGCGTTAAAAATATAGAGAATTGGGATCCCCGGACTCTTTTGTTTTGGGACTTCGAAGGAGTCTTCATTTCGTTGGGGATCACTTTGCTTAGTTACGGCGTGGCCGGGATCATTCCTTCGGTAGAAAAAAGTATGAAGAATAAATCGGACTTTGGAAAAGCGTTGGCTTCCGCACTTGCTGCATCAGTTGTAATTAAAGTGATTATTGCAGTCTTTGGATTTTTGACTTTTGGATCCAAGACAGATGAAGCCATTCTTACCAATTTTCCCGTTGGACCGCTAAACATAACCGCTTCTATAAGTCTCGTTATTAGCAGCTTACTCTCAATCATACTTTGCTTGAGACCTGTATGTGAATCTCTCGACGAATcgacttttttttcagaattaacCTCTGATATTTCCAATACCATACGTAATATTATAACTCGGGTTTCGTTGGTAGTCGTCACACTGGCGATAGCTATATTTCTGCCACACTTCGCGCTTATAGCAGCTCTTGTGGGATCTTTTCAGATTGTATTTTCCGAGTTTTGGATTCCCTTTTTAGTGCATTTGAAGGTAAAGTACCACAAACTCAGCAGATTGCAGATTTTTGCTGATGTTTTAGTCCTGGTATTTTCAAGtgctttttctgttttgggaAATTACTTCTCTGTAAAAGCTCTCGTTCAGGCAAGACTAAACAGGTTTTAG
- the LOC140925511 gene encoding vesicular inhibitory amino acid transporter-like produces MKQGYRNLSQVSDSDEEAVLELQSSDAESSSDDESVSSENYIETESAASPPEGTSSTWKTTMNLINFIEGVGLLALPYSIKKGGITAVISLFLLPIITWYAGKVLAESLYDSEEKKGKIRARSTWKEIGDAIYPKYAGKIVAWNQDIGFVFIAVSYLVLCGSLTYHALPTVPLSQTSWTCFAALLILPTMFLKSYSQIAWLSTISIVAIGLTTALTVWYGLENIGNWDPGTLLFWDFEGVFISLGIALSSYGVAKIIPSVEKSMKNKSDFGKALASAFAVSVVIKLIIAVFGFLTFGSKTDEAIVNNFPVGPLNITASISLVISSLLSIILCLRPVCESLDESTFFSEITSDISNTIGNIIIRISLVAITLAIAIFLPHFALIAALMGSFQTVFFGFCIPLLVHLKVKYHELSRLQICADVILLVLSSAFSVLGNYFSIKSLVQARLNRF; encoded by the coding sequence GCCGAAAGTTCTTCAGATGATGAAAGCGTTTCAAGTGAGAACTATATAGAGACTGAAAGCGCTGCATCTCCGCCTGAAGGGACATCCTCGACATGGAAGACAACAATGAACTTGATAAACTTCATCGAAGGGGTTGGATTGCTTGCTTTGCCGTATTCTATCAAAAAGGGTGGAATCACGGCTGTTatatcactgtttttactgcCAATTATCACCTGGTACGCAGGTAAAGTGTTAGCCGAGAGTTTGTACGACAgcgaggagaaaaaaggaaagattcgAGCAAGGTCAACTTGGAAGGAGATAGGAGACGCAATATATCCTAAATATGCAGGTAAAATTGTCGCGTGGAATCAAGacattggttttgtttttatagcagTCAGTTATCTAGTTCTCTGTGGATCTCTCACCTACCACGCCCTACCAACAGTACCCCTCTCGCAAACTTCCTGGACCTGCTTTGCTGCACTGCTTATTCTACCAACAATGTTTTTGAAATCGTACTCCCAGATTGCATGGCTAAGTACTATTAGTATAGTCGCCATTGGTCTAACTACAGCACTAACAGTATGGTATGGCCTTGAAAATATAGGGAATTGGGATCCCGGTACACTTTTGTTTTGGGACTTCGAAGGAGTCTTCATTTCGTTGGGGATTGCCTTGTCTAGTTACGGCGTGGCCAAGATCATCCCTTCGGTAGAAAAAAGTATGAAGAATAAATCGGACTTTGGAAAAGCGTTGGCTTCGGCATTTGCTGTATCAGTTGTAATTAAACTGATTATTGCAGTCTTTGGATTTTTGACTTTTGGATCCAAGACAGATGAAGCCATTGTTAATAATTTTCCCGTTGGACCACTAAACATAACCGCTTCTATAAGTCTCGTTATTAGCAGCTTACTCTCAATCATACTTTGCTTGAGACCTGTATGTGAATCTCTCGACGAATCGACgtttttttcagaaataactTCTGATATTTCCAATACCATAGGTAATATTATAATTCGGATTTCGTTGGTAGCCATCACACTGGCGATAGCTATTTTTCTGCCACACTTCGCGCTCATAGCAGCTCTTATGGGATCTTTTCAGACTGTATTTTTCGGGTTTTGCATTCCTTTATTGGTACATTTAAAGGTAAAGTACCACGAACTCAGCAGATTGCAGATTTGTGCTGATGTTATACTCCTTGTATTATCAAGTGCGTTTTCTGTTTTGGGAAATTACTTCTCTATAAAATCTCTCGTTCAAGCAAGACTAAACAGGTTTTAG